In Juglans regia cultivar Chandler chromosome 13, Walnut 2.0, whole genome shotgun sequence, the DNA window ctttttttcttttcaggtttGGTGTGCTAGAAGGAAGACGTCACTTTCAAATAAACAGTATATTTAtgatgggtttaattattttataatttttataaatatatttaattttatattaatatttaaatatataaatttatctcaTAAAATTCACTCAATCAtttccatttattattattattcataaaaaaaaattcaacccaACTCAATTACTTAATATCCCAACGCAAccttattatttatcttttgtatttattataataattttgaaaaacagtGCCACATTATGAGAGAAGATGGTGTTGCGTGTATCAATGATTTTGTGTCTTATTCCGAGGGCAAATCCCTCTCTCTGTTCCCAATTCCCTATACGATAcaaacaaatctaaaaaaaaaatattcaagaatcaaaatacaattacaaaagttttgacaaaaaaatatgaagtgatTTGACATATTTAAAGAAGGAAGATTAGAAGTATATGACTCTTCATCTCTCTCCAATCTTCtccaacttctctctcaagagcTCAAATATCGTCTTCATTGTCCACAATTGAGACTCGACAGAGCCATTGACGATTTGAACAATGGAACGGAACCCCTTCTCACAGCTTTCTTCCAATTTTAATggtttcttattatttttcttaaaaataagaaaacgcCTCGCTTTCCTTCTCACAGAGTACTGAACCATTTTTCTTAAGCTCCTTTCAGTGGTGCCCTTAAACCACCGCGATTCACATCGTCGACAGAAGAAAAATAAGTGATGTGGAACGATCTTAACAGTTAGATCGTAAAAGTGGGGGTAAATTGCAcattaaatctctctctctctcaccttttcttcctttttttttctacattttcCTTGTTCCggtagtattttttaaatgcttttatttcattagtgttttttttttcctgttttgtgTCGGTGCTGTGTGGGTATGGTTTTTGTTCTGTGGGATGTGAATTTGAAGgatggtttgatttttttttttccgtttcgtgtggatttttttatttcattatttgctTGTTGGGTTTTTGTTCTCCAATTTTTTTGGATGTGAATTTGCTTGTTGGATTTTTGTTCTTATGTATGAACCATTTTTTGGAATCTGaatgatgttttgattttttttttcccgtttcatgtggattttttttatttcatttttacgCTTATTGGGTTTttgttctccattttttttttttttttgatttgtcaattgcttggatgTGAGTTTTTTGTTCATTCTTCTAGGTATGGAGAGAAAATTTCTTTGATTCTTCTACTCGTTGTTTGTGAGAGATTCAACTTGGTTTTGGAGAACGCCAAAGCAGAAGATTAAGCACTTAAAACACTCAATCAATTGGTGATTAAGCTTTTATTTGGTTGTTCTTGAATTATATTGGATCCACTCTTTTGGATAACAATTCGTTCCAAGAagaattaaaaacaatattaattcttAAAAAGCTCCtaatattgcattttttttatggaaaatccGGAATGTTTTCTGTGGGTTTCTAACAAAGGAAAGCCCCCGTATGCCATTTGATTCATTTAAGTTCCATGCATCAATTTAATAGTTAGctccttttttttctccatatTGAATGTAGTCTATCACTTGGAGGTCATGCGAACCTTGTGAATTGATATATTATGGCGTGCATCTTTGAGGAGAGTGACACGGCCAAAGATCATCCCAGAAGCGAATCTGCTTACCAttacccaacaaaaaaaaattcaagaaagtgATATGTAAAAGGAAGACAATAAgcttacttttcttttctaacaaaataatattcttagcaTGTTTCCTCCTGGCTTCTTCGTGGTTATTGAAACTGGTTATACCAATGATCTTGTGTTCTGGTAGGCACACCCCTTTGCAGATAATCCACCTTATTGGTAACTTCATGAGAATATGGTCAGTGTACTCCATGTACCACTATTTGACTCAAACGGGAGCTCCAGTCATACTTTTTTAATACTTCAAAAGCCTTGGAAGGGCAGGCCACTCTCAAATCAAcaggttaaataaaaaaaaaatctttatcatTGTAAACTCCATGATAAAGTCATCAGGAAATTTACTTATATCAttgctattatttttcttacacGGTTCCATTCACTTTTTAGGTTGTACCTTCTATAATAAATGGTGGAATAACAGCTTTATACTTCATCATGTGGGGAAAAGGCCTCAAATCATGTGGACTAGTGAGGTAGGTTTTCTAATGCTTGAAAAAGATTTCAATTCAGGACTCTTGCACCATTCTACATTAGAgtctatatataagaaaataattgtataagaTTGCTTGAGCTTATGCCTAAATtgcaattttgtatttttccatcagtaaaaaatgttataatttttattattttgctatCATCTATTCAGAGTGTTCTTGTTAAGAACTTGAGAAACTTGGGTGGCTTATGGAAACCATTCTAGATGGTAAAGACCCAAGGAgctttaactttaaaattatgagCATATGCTCTCTACCTTGCTTTTTCCCGTGGATTATGTCTAGATCCCCTTCCTTTCCTAATTTCTATTTGTTGTGGAGAATTTGATATTTGCTTCTTCTTACATCACTTGATCTAAACTAGGCAAATGTCACTTGAGTGCATCATATCCAATATAtattgcatttaaaatttttaatgcaAATGTGGGCAATCAATAATCATTGCCGGATGTGGgcaaattataaatattgtggCTTCAGGGTCCTTGAAGATAGGAACGAGGTGAGGACTCAGGCCAACGCGTTTGACATTATTGAGAGAGGGGAAAATGAGGGGGGGTCTTGTTGGTTTGTGTCATGTGGACTTGTCCATTGGCGGCTGATGCGAATCTTTTGATATTGTCTAAGTCATGTGCACTGGTACTGTTATGAATATTGTAAGAAAAGCTACGCAAGAGTTGCAGAAATGAAAACCTTGTTAACTTGGAATATTGCTTCTATCATTTAAAGGTCAGTCCCGAATTGGGCAAAATATAGTGAAGATGCTTACATAGGACTTCTTTAATACACCATTAATAGCCTTAATCTTACCTTTTATTTTCTGGATGCTGGTTTTCTTGTTATACACTTGTAAAACCATACTTGTTTGTTATGGACTGTGGTAGTGTCAGCTTCTCCAACTTGAATGCTTGGATCTATGGGCCATtgcttactatttatttttggtaGTAAGTTGTTGAGACCTGGAATAACATATAGTATTCAAATTTTGCAAAATTGAATAATCTTGTGGGTATCTTGGAGAAGGTATTCATCTGTGTCTCCTAGTTGTGTTTGTTTTAAGTAACTGACACTAAACAAAGTACCTACAAATGACCTTTGATTGATCTTCGTGAATTTGTTTGTCAACATAAAAGTAATCGTTGAATGAAAATTTGTATCATGTCTTCTATTACAATATATTTGAAACTTCAAAATAGATAGAATAAGAGTtggaagaaaagagagaagttagccatttcataaaactaggcaaacgtgctttgcacgttgctcccgcctagtgtatatatatatatacatactagacTTATTGTTGGGTAGTTTGGTGTAAATCTGGTTCTGGTCTTGGGATATTATGTGTGCGTGTTGTACTGTAAATTGGTTTACTTTCAGACTCTAAgtcttatttgttttcacagttcatctcaacttatctcatctcatctaatcattacaatttttctaaattttcacacgaaatataataaacaattcaattttttcacatctcaattcaatttttcaaatctcaaaataaaaataatattaaaaaaatatattctaataatattttattcaacttttaactttcatctcaactcatctcatctcatctcaaaaaacaaacgaggctaacAAATCCATAATTTTGGACAGtgcctcatcatcatcattttatcAGACAAAGGTGAATTGATCTGAATGATCCCAAcaattaaaagacaaaaaaacgAATGATCCCAATtattaaatctataaaattgTGGTTGAAGTAGATCAGTATACCTAAAAGgacaaaataaagaagaaagccAATTTGATTGTTACTAAGCACCTTTGAACTGCACAAAGTAAGATCCATAAAAGTTGATCAGCCTTGGGCAACTTTGAAACCCTTGAGGcttgagttttttattattttttattttaataaaaggGGATACAAGcaagtttatttcttttattttcgtaTTGAAACTGGGGAAATTAAATAAGAGTTGCACTATCCAATTACTCATAagttaaatgaaaatatcatgataaaataatcttttttttttttttttgaacgggtgataaaataatctaatttacTCTCACGATGCTACGTTTTCAATATCACACTATATTATTGTTAAACAACCATTATATTATAAAGTCACATCATCCAttcattattttgaattttttagcttttatatttaaatcgttctatttttatttcatagatTTTCATAATCTTACTAATCGCAAAGGTTTTACGACCATTgataataaaaacaacaacagagacataacaaaactttttttttttttttatccgatCAAAAATTCAGAATACTGGGAGAATTTAACAGATGACAATCCAAAGTTAAGGGAAGTAGTTCTATAATTACAAAAGAGAAGTTCTTTAGATCAAGAACAGAATTCCTATAGTAGAATTTGAGACACTGAAAAACAGTGAACCTCGTATTCATACCGTGGCTAAAATTTCTGAGACTTCCTATGCAGCCAGCATTTGTTTTCTAGGaatactattttcttcttctttctcggAATTGGCCCGCTAATTGGGAAGACCACCTTACCTGGAAAAACATTGGGTGACAACTGAGAAACATCGAGAAAGAAGGAACACAAAGTCAGGGAGAGAGCTCCGATACAGAAGTCAGGCTGGGCTCCCACCCCAATCCTCGGATTGGTTTTCCCTTTGGGAGTGGAGGTACAAAAGGCTTTTTCCCTCTAACACGATTCCTCGTTGAAGGTTTCGAGTCTTTTGAGCACTTTTCGGTCGTGTCCTTGGATTGATAAAAATCTTTTGCATAACAAATACGCTCCTCCAGACCTACCTCACCTACATCTATGGTGATCTTCCAATCCCAAGTCTCCTTTTTTACTGCAACATGTTCTTTTACCTCGGCCTTCTTCCAGAGTTTATGCTTCAGTTTCTGCACAGTTGAGGATGGGACTACATAGTATTTCTGACCAGGCAAGAGACTGTCTTCCGGACATAATAGGGAATCGTGTGGACTTTTGAAGACTTCTGGCCGCGCAACAGACATCCCGGGATATTTTTCCATCAGCTTAGATGCAGGAATTGCATTTGGATAGAGTTCCTCACGCCCACCTGCATGAACTATTCTGACGTAAATATTTTTTGCCTGTAATCTCACGTCCAAGGATATGGAAGCTCCTCTCACTTCTTTCTTCCCTCTAGATTCAGATGATCTGTCGTCTGAAGCTCCTTCCAACTCTTTCCTCATACTGCTTTCTCTATTGCTGGAATACCGACCGAACCCCACCAAAGGAACGCACCTCTTCAGCATGGTTGCTAATCAAATGTCGTACACTGACCAAAGTTTTCGTCATAATCCGCTGACAGGGAATGTGGAGTGATTTGTGTATTGTGTTGCTTGAGTTATGCCACTGTTACCAAGCAATGTCAATGGAAGATTCCTTTTGTCTTTGACGGACGGCTTAACATTTTTCAATAGAAGACAGCGATGAAACCAAGGTGAGCCTTGAAGTGAAAGGGAATGACTTCATCTTGTATCTAGTTGGAAATATGTCCTCGTTTCTTTGATGTGAAAACCAAAGACGTGAGCCTTGAGCATAACATGAAAAGGCATCATCGCCTTGGCCTCAAAATTAGCAATTCGATTTAAACTAGTGCAAGTTTTGCAAGCACATCCTTGTACTAGAATCATAATCCCATAAGCCTGACAATACCTGTCTTTCCAGCTTCTTCAGTCTCCCACCAATCCAATTGTTGTGTAGAACAAAGCAACCCATCTTCACACAGGCAGCTTTAACGTTTTTCTTCCGCCACAGATCTAGGTAAGCACCGTTTGGGAAGAGGTTTCTATCTAAGAAATGAACAGTCAGATTCGTTTCAGGTTCCACACATCTATTATCACCTACGCGATTGGACCCACTTTCCCCACACAATGTGTCATAGAAGCTTGGCTGCTCGGATAGGGCAGACATGGCTGCATGCTTCACCACCTTCTCCATAGCAGCAATAGTTGAATTGTCAGAACGAGCAAAGTAGAAACCAGAGTTTAAGCGCCTAGGTAAGTTTATTGGTCCTGTATACGCCACATCAGAAGAGAGGGATGAATTCAGTCACATGAAATTCAGAAGATGTAATCAATTAAGCAATTATAAGTGAATCACATGAAATTTTTGTAAGTTGTACCACTCAGAGAGGGGGTTACTCTTTGAAGTTTGAGAATGCTTGGATTACGCACCTGTCATGTTAAATTCATCAGACTGTGCCACCAGAACAGCAGGGCCAAGAGAGTGAAGCAAAGGCAATGGATTCATAAACCAATATACATCCACATCACTTAGGAGCACGTTGTAACCAAGCTTCAGTATATTCAAAACCATTCTGGATTTCACTTTGGTCACCCTCTGAAAGCATTTTGTACCAAAGTGGCATTCATTGAAGCTGATGTTATTCGGAGCCAGTGGATCCTTGAAAACAGGCAGACCCTACCAGTAACCAGAATTTGTTTAATTTAGATCACGCATAGATGGGGGCAGTAATAATTCCAAAGCATCAGGGGTAATCAGCAGACAGCAAGATAGAACACAAGGCACAACTCAGCAACTCAAGGGCTTTTCAATGTGTTTGATGCTACAAGTAAGAAGGATATCAACTATACTAACAAATATCAGAGTCTTGTAAACAATATGCAGACATATGGAGATCAGTCCACTACACAGACAAGCTTCAAGATTTTAAGGACCAAGCAGAGGGTTGATAAATATAGAGGCCACAAATTTGccacccttgggtgcacaatgcataattacaactttctcaaatttccacacaaaatataataaaccattcaattttttcaaatctcaaaataataataatattaaaaaaataatattttaacaatattttatttaattttcatctcaactcatctcatctcaactcactatccaaacagcacCTAAATCTGCTCTACCTAAAGCATATGCCTAAAAGAGCGC includes these proteins:
- the LOC108989732 gene encoding uncharacterized protein LOC108989732, encoding MLKRCVPLVGFGRYSSNRESSMRKELEGASDDRSSESRGKKEVRGASISLDVRLQAKNIYVRIVHAGGREELYPNAIPASKLMEKYPGMSVARPEVFKSPHDSLLCPEDSLLPGQKYYVVPSSTVQKLKHKLWKKAEVKEHVAVKKETWDWKITIDVGEVGLEERICYAKDFYQSKDTTEKCSKDSKPSTRNRVRGKKPFVPPLPKGKPIRGLGWEPSLTSVSELSP